A single Pseudomonas sp. DC1.2 DNA region contains:
- a CDS encoding acyl-CoA reductase, with protein sequence MYLINGQLHADFLLDTALDNLHKALPRLLAKPLDTPIVVDSAARFAHRLQSRELDLELDDEQRLALIDFCQSDNLHSKIERELGVQPHSLRRIDYRQARFESWHPLGLVVHITPGNAPMLAFCAVLESLLAGNINWLRPSSSDTGLTARLLAALGQCDDSNRLKEYIAVLPVPTSHVARLCTRADAVAAWGGETALKAIRQQLPAGCRWIDWGHRISFAYLCPDAAQPCALDALVDEVCRLDQQACSSPQWVLVNSDDPAVLRDLGARLAQAFSRRAAHWPALIPTLQEASEITTHRAIAQLHQCFSGHIGEVWTGAGWRVIWEHHRTLAPAPLFRTLILKPVPQQLMAETLLPWRTVLQSCALICAQDQTPTLVRALINAGVTRITPVSAIHEGYAGEPHDGVYALTRLSRRISVSLPPDVLSAQATLDALPPVPDTTHLAIMDKAAFHAQPIEKTTQLYFRSGGSSGTPALSGFSYRDFQRQMRAAADGLFAAGLDPSRDRVMNLFHGGNLYGGFFSFSWILQLLDAPHLPMGAPTDDDFSEIARLIVEQQVCVLIGMPSTLHRLFLKEQTTLRAYAGIRKVFLGGEHLGLASRQLMESCGVSTIRSAMYGSVDAGPLGHACAATPDGVFHLMCDTQHLEIVELEQDVPVQGTDVGRLLFTSRARQNQSVLRYEVGDTGRWVSGPCPCGLSTPRFELLARHGQWLRIGTEFISPTQLMHCSGVHIQIVLDHAPDGVERMSVRAEANAQLILDRLLADTTVAAAVSAELLILEVIPCPVSQFERNKHSGKVPLVIERRTQK encoded by the coding sequence ATGTACCTGATCAACGGCCAATTGCATGCCGACTTTCTCCTCGATACAGCCCTGGACAACCTGCACAAGGCATTGCCACGACTGCTGGCAAAGCCTCTAGACACACCCATAGTGGTCGACTCGGCAGCTCGCTTTGCCCATCGGTTGCAGAGCCGAGAACTGGACCTTGAACTGGACGACGAACAACGTCTGGCACTGATCGACTTCTGTCAGTCCGATAATCTGCACAGCAAAATCGAGCGTGAACTGGGCGTGCAACCTCATTCACTGAGGCGTATCGATTATCGGCAAGCGCGTTTCGAAAGCTGGCACCCGCTGGGGCTGGTGGTCCACATCACTCCGGGTAATGCGCCGATGCTGGCGTTTTGCGCAGTGCTGGAAAGCCTGCTGGCCGGCAACATCAACTGGCTACGCCCGAGTTCCAGCGACACGGGGCTGACAGCTCGATTGCTCGCGGCCCTGGGCCAGTGCGACGACAGCAACCGGCTAAAGGAGTACATCGCGGTGCTGCCCGTGCCAACCTCCCACGTCGCACGCCTCTGCACCCGCGCTGATGCCGTGGCCGCCTGGGGAGGCGAAACGGCACTGAAAGCCATTCGTCAACAACTGCCGGCCGGGTGTCGCTGGATCGATTGGGGGCATCGAATCAGCTTTGCCTATCTTTGTCCTGATGCCGCGCAACCCTGCGCACTCGATGCGCTGGTGGATGAAGTCTGCCGCCTCGATCAGCAGGCGTGCTCCAGCCCTCAATGGGTGTTGGTAAACAGCGACGACCCAGCGGTTCTGCGCGACTTGGGTGCGCGTCTGGCTCAAGCGTTCAGCCGCCGCGCAGCACACTGGCCAGCACTGATTCCGACGTTGCAGGAGGCCTCGGAAATCACCACCCACCGTGCCATCGCGCAACTGCATCAGTGTTTTTCCGGGCACATCGGTGAAGTCTGGACCGGCGCCGGCTGGCGGGTGATCTGGGAACACCATCGCACCCTAGCGCCCGCACCGCTGTTTAGAACCCTAATACTCAAACCCGTGCCGCAGCAACTGATGGCCGAAACCCTCTTACCTTGGCGTACCGTCCTGCAAAGTTGCGCCTTGATTTGCGCGCAAGACCAGACACCGACGCTGGTGCGGGCGCTCATCAATGCAGGTGTTACGCGTATTACGCCGGTCTCGGCGATCCATGAAGGCTACGCGGGCGAACCTCACGATGGTGTTTACGCGCTGACTCGTCTGAGTCGTCGCATCTCGGTGAGTCTGCCGCCAGACGTCTTGAGCGCGCAGGCCACCCTGGATGCGTTGCCTCCAGTGCCGGACACGACGCACCTGGCCATCATGGACAAAGCCGCGTTCCACGCCCAGCCCATCGAAAAAACGACGCAACTTTACTTCCGTTCCGGGGGCAGTAGCGGCACTCCGGCCTTGTCCGGCTTCAGCTACCGTGACTTTCAACGGCAAATGCGCGCCGCCGCTGACGGGTTGTTCGCCGCCGGGCTGGACCCGTCACGCGACCGTGTGATGAACCTGTTTCATGGCGGAAACCTGTACGGCGGCTTTTTCAGCTTTTCCTGGATTCTGCAACTCCTCGACGCCCCCCATTTACCCATGGGCGCGCCCACGGACGACGACTTCAGCGAAATAGCCCGGCTAATCGTCGAGCAGCAAGTCTGCGTGCTGATCGGCATGCCGAGCACGCTGCACCGTCTTTTTCTTAAAGAACAGACAACCCTGCGCGCGTATGCCGGTATCCGCAAAGTGTTCCTGGGAGGTGAGCACCTTGGGCTGGCCAGTCGGCAGTTAATGGAAAGTTGCGGCGTGTCGACGATCCGCTCGGCAATGTATGGCTCCGTCGACGCGGGCCCTTTGGGGCATGCCTGCGCAGCGACACCCGACGGTGTATTCCACTTGATGTGCGACACCCAGCACCTGGAAATAGTCGAACTGGAACAGGACGTACCGGTGCAAGGCACAGACGTCGGGCGCCTGCTGTTTACGTCCCGAGCGCGTCAAAACCAGAGCGTTCTGCGCTACGAAGTGGGTGACACGGGGCGCTGGGTGTCAGGACCATGCCCGTGTGGGCTCAGCACGCCACGGTTCGAATTACTGGCGCGTCACGGTCAATGGCTGCGTATTGGCACCGAGTTCATCTCACCTACGCAATTAATGCACTGCTCAGGCGTACACATTCAGATAGTGCTGGACCATGCACCCGACGGCGTTGAGCGAATGTCAGTTCGCGCCGAAGCGAACGCTCAATTGATTCTCGACCGATTGCTGGCCGATACCACTGTGGCAGCGGCGGTGTCTGCTGAACTTTTAATACTTGAAGTTATTCCCTGCCCGGTCAGTCAATTCGAGCGAAACAAACACAGCGGGAAAGTGCCTTTAGTTATTGAACGACGAACACAAAAATAA
- a CDS encoding GNAT family N-acetyltransferase, which produces MSTLLFRPFKASDAKTVSSLFRQVYGDHYVLPDVYLPALITQHNSDGRWQSMLAVDGSRVVGHAALCRHTLHPEHAELALSVVHHDSQGQGIATRLGHELIEQAAPAARQLLIKQVTQHPYTQRMAESLGFHCTGLLPDYVPSPFAEPWAESIVIGVHLRNGYTRPLPDVAWPRSCRAFMRHLCSVFGTTREAPWGPIPSLQMKQHHKRVDVIIGRLTLDFLQQLIQLPEDWLISVRLTLSRGFARDLHAMSAKGFTFTGVIPAPGQVHWFALFHRGAQARPLNLHCAHMQQLQDNLTFATAPLVGGGASHLRP; this is translated from the coding sequence ATGAGCACGTTGCTGTTTCGGCCCTTCAAAGCCAGCGATGCCAAGACCGTCAGTAGCCTGTTCCGTCAGGTCTACGGTGACCACTACGTGCTGCCAGATGTTTACCTGCCCGCGCTGATCACGCAGCACAACAGCGACGGGCGCTGGCAATCGATGCTGGCCGTAGACGGCTCCCGTGTCGTTGGGCATGCCGCGCTCTGTCGGCATACGCTCCACCCCGAGCACGCGGAACTGGCCCTCAGCGTGGTACATCACGACAGCCAGGGACAAGGGATCGCCACTCGGCTGGGTCACGAACTCATCGAACAGGCTGCGCCTGCGGCGCGGCAACTCCTGATCAAGCAAGTGACCCAACACCCTTACACCCAGCGCATGGCAGAGAGTCTCGGATTCCATTGCACCGGGCTATTACCGGACTATGTACCTTCGCCTTTCGCTGAACCCTGGGCGGAAAGCATCGTGATCGGCGTCCATCTGCGCAATGGGTACACCCGTCCGCTTCCTGACGTGGCGTGGCCGCGAAGCTGTCGGGCATTCATGCGGCACTTGTGTTCGGTGTTCGGCACCACCAGGGAAGCCCCGTGGGGCCCGATACCGTCGCTGCAGATGAAGCAGCATCACAAAAGGGTCGATGTCATCATCGGGCGCCTGACCCTGGATTTCCTCCAGCAGTTGATTCAACTGCCCGAGGATTGGCTTATTTCGGTAAGGCTGACATTGTCCAGAGGCTTTGCCAGGGACTTGCACGCGATGAGCGCCAAAGGGTTCACCTTCACCGGGGTGATTCCGGCCCCTGGCCAGGTTCACTGGTTCGCCCTGTTTCATCGCGGCGCCCAGGCGCGCCCGCTCAACTTGCACTGTGCGCATATGCAACAGTTGCAAGACAATCTGACGTTCGCGACAGCGCCGTTAGTTGGCGGCGGCGCCAGCCACTTGCGCCCTTAA
- a CDS encoding alpha/beta hydrolase, giving the protein MSISRWLPSLLLSAALPVLAHAEGPTYGPQLEGFDYPYTVKHFAFQSQGKSLQMGYMDVAAEGKANGRSVVLMHGKNFCGATWDSSIKALSEAGYRVIAPDQIGFCTSSKPDNYQYSFQQLATNTHQLLKALGIQKTTLLGHSTGGMLATRYALLFPDQVEQLALVNPIGLEDWKALGVPYRTVDQWNERELKVTAQSIHDYERSTYYAGHWKPEFDRWVDMLAGLSNGPGKTQVAWNSALIYDMIFTQPVYYEFKDLKMPTLLLIGTSDTTAISKDIAPPAVKAKIGHYEVLGKQVAQLIPHSTLIEFAGLGHAPQMEEPAKFHQALLGWLNKNNPVR; this is encoded by the coding sequence ATGTCTATTTCCCGCTGGCTGCCAAGCCTGTTATTAAGCGCCGCCTTACCTGTCCTCGCCCACGCCGAAGGCCCGACCTACGGCCCGCAGCTTGAGGGCTTCGACTATCCCTACACGGTCAAACACTTTGCCTTTCAGTCCCAAGGCAAATCCCTGCAAATGGGTTACATGGACGTCGCTGCCGAAGGCAAAGCCAATGGCCGCAGCGTGGTGCTGATGCACGGCAAGAATTTTTGCGGCGCCACCTGGGACAGTTCGATCAAGGCCCTGAGCGAAGCCGGCTATCGGGTCATTGCCCCGGACCAGATTGGTTTCTGCACGTCCAGTAAGCCGGACAACTATCAATACAGCTTCCAGCAGTTGGCGACCAACACCCACCAACTGCTCAAGGCGTTGGGTATTCAGAAGACAACGTTGCTGGGGCACTCCACCGGCGGCATGCTCGCCACCCGCTATGCCTTGCTGTTTCCCGACCAGGTCGAACAACTGGCGCTGGTCAACCCCATTGGCCTGGAAGACTGGAAAGCCCTCGGCGTGCCCTATCGCACCGTTGACCAATGGAATGAGCGCGAACTGAAAGTCACGGCCCAAAGCATCCACGATTACGAACGCAGCACTTATTACGCCGGACACTGGAAGCCTGAGTTCGACCGTTGGGTCGATATGCTCGCAGGCTTGAGTAACGGTCCAGGCAAGACCCAAGTGGCCTGGAACTCAGCGCTGATCTACGACATGATCTTCACCCAGCCGGTGTATTACGAGTTCAAGGACTTGAAAATGCCTACGCTGTTGCTGATCGGCACCTCCGACACTACCGCGATCAGCAAAGACATTGCGCCGCCAGCAGTCAAGGCGAAGATCGGTCACTACGAGGTGCTCGGCAAGCAGGTGGCGCAACTCATTCCCCACTCGACACTGATCGAGTTTGCGGGCTTGGGCCACGCACCGCAGATGGAGGAACCGGCAAAATTCCATCAGGCATTGCTTGGCTGGTTGAACAAAAACAACCCTGTTCGTTGA
- a CDS encoding acyl-protein synthase produces MISLPHTDALCALAHPYDLASVPAGLFDRAMAEICLFHCQHTPGYERWLNRHGLDANQLNDIDDWAWLPPIFANFFKQQLLLSTTGEDALELTSSGTSGQQSRMRFDKRTMDAAQSMVSRIFEQYGWNTPDSPCNYLLLSYEPDADNHLGTSYTDQFLCRYAPANHIAYALRRTGDGHEFDVFGVIRALQAFAEDALPVRIFGFPALLWQVLQHMEATGVAALKLPAGSLLFLGGGWKNQAAQEIPRARLYDRVGRQLGIEPARCRDGYGAVEHAVPYIECAHHHFHVPVYSKVFVRNPSDFSVLPYGQSGLLEFVSPYISSSPAHAVVMSDLATLQPGSACGCGVTTDWFQLQGRAGTSTNRSCAMAAAELIGRT; encoded by the coding sequence ATGATTTCCCTGCCCCATACCGACGCCCTGTGTGCCCTGGCGCACCCTTATGACTTAGCGTCCGTGCCCGCGGGCCTGTTCGATCGAGCCATGGCTGAAATCTGCCTGTTTCATTGTCAACATACCCCTGGCTACGAGCGCTGGCTGAACAGACACGGTCTGGATGCCAACCAGCTGAATGACATCGACGACTGGGCGTGGCTACCCCCTATATTCGCTAATTTTTTCAAACAACAGTTGCTGCTCAGCACCACCGGCGAAGACGCGTTGGAGCTGACGTCCTCGGGCACCAGCGGCCAACAGAGTCGCATGCGTTTCGACAAACGCACCATGGACGCCGCCCAGAGCATGGTCAGCCGGATTTTTGAGCAGTACGGCTGGAACACACCGGACAGCCCCTGCAACTACTTGCTGCTGAGCTATGAACCCGATGCGGACAATCACCTGGGCACGTCTTACACCGACCAGTTTCTGTGTCGATACGCGCCGGCCAATCACATCGCCTACGCCCTGCGCCGCACCGGCGACGGTCACGAATTCGACGTATTCGGGGTCATTCGCGCCTTGCAAGCGTTTGCCGAAGACGCTCTTCCAGTGCGCATTTTCGGTTTTCCGGCACTGCTTTGGCAGGTGTTGCAACACATGGAGGCGACCGGCGTCGCAGCACTAAAACTGCCTGCCGGGTCATTGTTATTTTTAGGAGGCGGCTGGAAAAACCAGGCCGCACAGGAGATTCCACGGGCTCGGCTCTATGACCGAGTCGGGCGACAACTGGGGATCGAGCCGGCCCGCTGCCGAGACGGCTACGGCGCGGTAGAACACGCGGTGCCCTATATCGAATGCGCTCATCATCATTTTCATGTGCCGGTTTACTCGAAGGTATTCGTGCGCAATCCATCCGACTTCAGCGTCCTGCCCTACGGCCAAAGCGGCTTGTTGGAATTCGTCTCACCCTATATTTCGTCGAGCCCGGCCCACGCCGTGGTCATGAGTGACTTGGCGACCTTGCAGCCGGGCAGTGCATGCGGTTGTGGCGTGACCACTGACTGGTTCCAGTTACAGGGAAGAGCCGGCACCAGCACCAACCGCAGTTGTGCAATGGCTGCCGCCGAACTGATCGGGAGGACCTGA
- a CDS encoding DUF411 domain-containing protein, whose product MRTLLHLAALSTLILSPLAQAADLMPIEVHRDANCGCCKKWISHLEANGFKVEDRIEANMSEFKQQRGVPPRLASCHTAVINGQFVEGHVPAEHVLALIKRDDLLGVAAPGMPMGSPGMEMDGTSDAYQIIGLTKRGTDVVVADYPAH is encoded by the coding sequence ATGCGAACCCTCCTGCATCTGGCTGCCCTGAGCACCCTAATCCTTTCCCCTCTGGCCCAGGCCGCCGACCTGATGCCTATTGAAGTTCACCGCGACGCCAACTGTGGTTGCTGCAAAAAGTGGATCAGTCACCTGGAGGCCAACGGCTTCAAGGTTGAAGACCGCATCGAAGCCAACATGAGCGAATTCAAGCAACAGCGGGGCGTCCCGCCTCGCCTGGCGTCCTGCCACACTGCCGTGATCAATGGCCAATTCGTCGAAGGTCACGTGCCTGCCGAGCACGTGCTGGCCCTGATCAAACGTGATGATCTATTGGGCGTTGCCGCTCCTGGCATGCCCATGGGCTCACCGGGCATGGAAATGGACGGCACGAGCGACGCCTATCAAATCATAGGCCTGACCAAGCGCGGCACTGATGTGGTGGTGGCGGACTATCCGGCGCATTGA
- a CDS encoding AMP-binding protein: MKRLSTLEQLVHYIREHSPFYNEHFKDVPRENLTLSDLPLIDVGHYWSASHNLAHWPVLTAPVEDAVVFKTGGSTGVIKLAVYTHEEWQALVSAFGESLSCQLNKGDRIANLFFAGDLYASFLFIHDALAHATVSISEFPFTGHVDFQGLAAAIGDHRINVLAGVPAQLLKFAAYLTQQNRVLSEVDSVLYGGESLFAGQLAVLAHVFPNARVASIGYASVDAGLIGSSDREAALGEHRAFDQHTVLEIIDEHSGEIIEECNRVGRLVVTNLGRRLMPIVRYPVGDRACWVEPANTPRRKFALRGRSLHSQRVRVGVMSLLTEDIQDTIKRLGNSDQWQLLIEHPRHKDRLSIYWVPEPGTTDIDRLNLALYQALLDLYPQIDQQTRDGLLDFRVMPCSVTDLTLHPRSGKQLRVLDLRTYATSAEPKR; encoded by the coding sequence TTGAAACGACTCTCTACGCTTGAGCAACTGGTGCATTACATACGTGAACACTCACCCTTTTATAACGAACACTTTAAAGATGTCCCTCGCGAGAACCTAACGTTAAGCGATCTTCCGTTGATCGATGTAGGTCATTATTGGTCAGCCAGTCATAACTTGGCACATTGGCCCGTGTTGACTGCACCCGTTGAAGACGCAGTGGTATTTAAAACCGGCGGTTCGACCGGGGTTATCAAACTGGCGGTTTACACTCACGAAGAATGGCAGGCGCTCGTCAGTGCGTTCGGTGAAAGCCTGTCCTGCCAACTGAACAAGGGGGACCGGATAGCCAATCTGTTCTTTGCCGGCGATCTCTATGCCAGCTTTTTATTCATCCACGACGCACTGGCTCACGCCACCGTCTCGATCAGCGAATTTCCCTTCACCGGTCATGTTGACTTTCAGGGGTTGGCAGCCGCCATTGGCGATCATCGAATCAATGTGCTGGCCGGCGTGCCGGCACAGCTACTGAAGTTCGCGGCTTACCTGACTCAACAGAACCGCGTGTTGAGCGAGGTCGACAGCGTGCTCTACGGTGGTGAAAGTCTCTTTGCAGGGCAACTGGCGGTGCTCGCCCACGTGTTCCCAAATGCCCGTGTTGCCTCAATTGGTTACGCCAGCGTGGACGCAGGGCTGATTGGCAGCAGCGACCGCGAAGCGGCCTTGGGCGAACATCGCGCGTTTGACCAACACACCGTGCTGGAAATCATCGATGAACACAGCGGTGAAATTATCGAAGAGTGCAATCGTGTCGGGCGGTTGGTGGTGACCAATCTGGGTCGCCGGCTGATGCCAATAGTGCGTTACCCCGTAGGAGACCGCGCCTGCTGGGTCGAGCCAGCCAATACGCCCAGACGCAAGTTCGCCCTCAGAGGGCGAAGCCTCCACAGTCAGCGCGTGCGCGTGGGCGTCATGTCGTTGCTGACCGAAGACATACAGGACACGATCAAGCGTCTAGGCAACAGCGATCAATGGCAATTACTCATCGAACACCCCCGCCACAAGGACCGGTTAAGCATCTATTGGGTGCCGGAACCGGGGACCACGGACATTGATCGGCTAAACCTCGCGCTGTATCAAGCGCTGCTGGATCTCTATCCGCAGATAGACCAACAGACACGCGATGGCCTGCTGGACTTTCGGGTCATGCCATGCTCCGTCACCGACCTCACCCTGCACCCTCGCTCAGGCAAGCAACTGCGTGTTCTGGACTTGCGCACCTATGCCACATCGGCGGAACCCAAGCGATGA
- a CDS encoding YqaA family protein, with the protein MSGAYIGLFFAAFGAATLLPLQSEAALVGLLLSDRYGLWWLLAVATLGNVLGSLLNWWLGCRIERFRERRWFPVSPRHLQTAQRHYQRYGHWSLLLSWVPVIGDPLTLVAGVMREPLGRFLLIVTLAKAARYGVVAMATLGWMN; encoded by the coding sequence ATGTCCGGGGCGTACATTGGGTTGTTTTTTGCGGCCTTCGGTGCAGCAACACTGCTGCCCTTGCAGTCCGAAGCGGCGCTGGTGGGCCTGCTGCTCAGCGACCGGTATGGGCTCTGGTGGCTGCTGGCGGTCGCCACACTGGGCAATGTCCTCGGCTCGCTGCTGAACTGGTGGCTTGGCTGCCGCATCGAGCGATTTCGCGAGCGGCGCTGGTTTCCCGTGAGCCCGCGCCACCTGCAAACGGCCCAACGTCACTACCAGCGCTATGGTCATTGGTCACTGCTGCTGAGCTGGGTGCCGGTGATCGGCGATCCACTGACCCTGGTGGCGGGCGTCATGCGCGAGCCGCTGGGTCGATTCCTGTTGATCGTGACCCTTGCTAAAGCCGCTCGCTACGGGGTGGTGGCCATGGCCACACTGGGTTGGATGAATTGA
- a CDS encoding LysR family transcriptional regulator — translation MDRFNAMRVFTRIVELGGFAKAADSLQLPRASVSILIKQLEAHLGVQLLQRTTRHLSLTLDGAAYYPRCVRLLADLEETEAVFSAARQNPKGLLRVDMPAGVGRLIVIPALPQFTARYPLIELEIGLNDRPVDLIREGVDCVLRGGLVLDDSLVARPLVTMDQVTCASPQYLQRHGAPQCLADLAGHQMVEYFSPGTGKRYGLEFVVEGQVQQVNLPKQVSVNSADGYLAASEAGYGLIQTPYYHVARQLKEGRLCEVLGAFSPPGMPMTALYPPHRQLSRRVRVFVDWLVELCGQPAHYFYRSDLRAQVAGAAAN, via the coding sequence ATGGATCGTTTCAACGCGATGCGCGTTTTTACGCGGATTGTCGAGTTGGGTGGATTTGCGAAGGCCGCAGACAGCCTGCAATTGCCCCGTGCTTCAGTGAGCATTTTGATCAAGCAACTCGAGGCTCATCTCGGCGTGCAATTGCTGCAACGGACTACTCGACATCTCAGTCTGACGCTCGATGGCGCGGCGTATTACCCGCGCTGTGTCAGGTTGCTGGCGGATCTGGAGGAAACCGAGGCGGTGTTCAGCGCTGCCCGACAGAACCCCAAGGGTTTGTTGCGGGTGGACATGCCTGCGGGGGTAGGTCGGCTGATTGTGATTCCGGCCCTACCGCAATTCACCGCCAGGTATCCGTTGATTGAATTGGAAATCGGCTTGAATGACCGTCCAGTGGACTTGATTCGTGAAGGTGTGGACTGCGTGCTGCGGGGCGGTCTGGTGTTGGATGATTCGTTGGTGGCACGTCCGCTGGTCACGATGGATCAGGTGACGTGCGCCAGCCCGCAGTATTTGCAGCGTCACGGGGCGCCCCAGTGCCTGGCCGATCTGGCGGGGCATCAGATGGTGGAGTATTTTTCTCCAGGCACAGGCAAGCGCTACGGGCTTGAATTCGTGGTCGAGGGGCAGGTACAGCAGGTCAATCTGCCCAAGCAGGTTTCGGTCAATAGCGCCGATGGTTATCTGGCCGCGAGCGAGGCTGGGTATGGTTTGATCCAGACGCCGTATTATCACGTCGCCCGGCAGTTGAAGGAGGGGCGTTTGTGTGAGGTGCTCGGGGCGTTTTCTCCACCGGGAATGCCCATGACGGCGCTGTACCCTCCCCACCGCCAGTTATCCCGACGCGTGCGTGTATTTGTCGACTGGTTGGTCGAACTCTGCGGGCAGCCGGCGCACTATTTCTACCGCAGCGACTTAAGGGCGCAAGTGGCTGGCGCCGCCGCCAACTAA
- a CDS encoding aldo/keto reductase, whose protein sequence is MQTRQLGKNGPHVSAIGLGCMGMTDFYTTGGDTREATATLHRALELGINLLDTADMYGPHTNEELIGKAIAGKRDQVFIASKFGIVRDPVNPDARGVNGRPSYIRQAIDGTLKRLGVETLDLYYQHRIDPQVDIEETVGAMAELVQAGKVRYLGLSEASAATLERANKVHPISALQSEYSLWSRDQEDNGCLAACKRLGIAFVPYSPLGRGFLTGLLKSPDDFAADDYRRFSPRFQGENFAKNLLLVQQVQVLAADKGVTAGQLALAWVLAQGDYLIPIPGTKQRKYLEENVAALEVTLSQNELHTLEAIFPANATAGLRYPEAVMQLLDR, encoded by the coding sequence ATGCAAACACGTCAATTGGGTAAAAACGGACCACACGTCTCCGCCATCGGTTTGGGCTGTATGGGCATGACCGATTTCTACACCACCGGCGGCGATACCCGCGAAGCCACTGCCACTCTGCATCGGGCACTGGAATTGGGGATCAACCTGCTCGACACCGCCGACATGTATGGCCCACACACCAATGAAGAACTCATTGGCAAAGCGATTGCCGGCAAGCGCGATCAGGTGTTTATCGCCAGCAAGTTCGGGATTGTTCGCGACCCAGTCAACCCCGATGCCAGGGGCGTCAATGGTCGTCCGAGCTACATTCGCCAAGCCATCGACGGCACGCTCAAACGCCTTGGCGTGGAAACCCTGGACTTGTACTACCAGCACCGAATCGATCCACAGGTGGACATTGAGGAAACCGTCGGCGCCATGGCCGAACTGGTGCAGGCCGGCAAGGTGCGTTATCTGGGGTTGAGCGAGGCGTCTGCCGCCACTCTGGAACGGGCGAACAAGGTTCATCCGATCAGTGCCCTGCAAAGTGAATACTCGTTGTGGAGCCGCGATCAGGAAGACAACGGGTGCCTGGCCGCTTGCAAGCGTCTGGGCATCGCCTTTGTTCCGTACAGCCCACTGGGACGCGGCTTTTTGACCGGATTACTGAAAAGCCCGGACGACTTCGCGGCGGATGATTACCGCCGTTTCAGCCCGCGCTTTCAGGGGGAAAATTTCGCGAAGAACCTGCTATTGGTTCAGCAAGTCCAGGTGCTCGCTGCCGACAAGGGCGTGACGGCCGGGCAACTGGCACTGGCCTGGGTCTTGGCGCAGGGTGACTACCTGATTCCGATTCCGGGAACCAAGCAGCGCAAATACCTGGAGGAGAATGTCGCGGCGCTGGAGGTCACCCTCAGCCAAAACGAGTTGCACACACTGGAAGCGATTTTTCCGGCCAATGCCACGGCGGGCTTGCGCTATCCGGAAGCGGTCATGCAACTGCTCGACCGCTGA